One Ictalurus punctatus breed USDA103 chromosome 21, Coco_2.0, whole genome shotgun sequence genomic window carries:
- the LOC108255187 gene encoding tetraspanin-31-B isoform X1 produces the protein MMLKVGFLCAKNTLCAVNAVYLVVGVSLMAVAGYGKSFGIVWSLSIISVVMVVGVFLIFISMLGIFGTLRQNQIVLFTYILAMMLVFFFQFTVSCSCLALGREKQEKLLSVSWEMMSDETRRSLEQQLDCCGLMNSAEKLHVFRTDVKVCTAVCKTTAHCFTCGDLMLHHAAETLRVLGGVGLFCSFSQLVTVWLAVQYRNQKNPQISSTTSS, from the exons ATGATGCTGAAGGTCGGGTTCCTGTGCGCTAAAAACACACTGTGTGCTGTGAATGCGGTTTatctg GTGGTGGGCGTGTCCCTCATGGCAGTGGCTGGTTATGGGAAAAGTTTTGGCATTGTGTGGAGTTTGAGCATCATCAGTGTAGTCATGGTGGTGGGAGtcttcctcatcttcatctccaTGCTGGGGATCTTCGGAACTCTGAGACAAAACCAGATCGTCCTGTTCACT tACATCCTGGCGATGATGTTAGTGTTTTTCTTCCAGTTCACTGTGTCGTGTTCCTGCCTCGCTTTAGGGAGAGAAAAACAG gagaAGTTACTCAGCGTGTCCTGGGAGATGATGAGTGATGAAACTCGTCGGTCTCTGGAGCAGCAGCTGGATTGTTGTGGTCTGATGAACAGCGCTGAAAAGCTACATGTGTTCCGTACAGATGTGAAAGTGTGCACTGCT gtgtgTAAAACAACAGCTCACTGCTTCACATGTGGAGATTTGATGCTGCACCACGCTGCGGAGACGCTCAGAGTCCTGGGAGGAGTCGGATTATTCTGCAGCTTCTCACAG ctcGTGACTGTCTGGTTGGCTGTTCAATACAGAAACCAAAAGAACCCTCAGATCAGCTCTACAACCTCGTCATAA
- the LOC108255187 gene encoding tetraspanin-31-B isoform X2, with translation MMLKVVGVSLMAVAGYGKSFGIVWSLSIISVVMVVGVFLIFISMLGIFGTLRQNQIVLFTYILAMMLVFFFQFTVSCSCLALGREKQEKLLSVSWEMMSDETRRSLEQQLDCCGLMNSAEKLHVFRTDVKVCTAVCKTTAHCFTCGDLMLHHAAETLRVLGGVGLFCSFSQLVTVWLAVQYRNQKNPQISSTTSS, from the exons ATGATGCTGAAG GTGGTGGGCGTGTCCCTCATGGCAGTGGCTGGTTATGGGAAAAGTTTTGGCATTGTGTGGAGTTTGAGCATCATCAGTGTAGTCATGGTGGTGGGAGtcttcctcatcttcatctccaTGCTGGGGATCTTCGGAACTCTGAGACAAAACCAGATCGTCCTGTTCACT tACATCCTGGCGATGATGTTAGTGTTTTTCTTCCAGTTCACTGTGTCGTGTTCCTGCCTCGCTTTAGGGAGAGAAAAACAG gagaAGTTACTCAGCGTGTCCTGGGAGATGATGAGTGATGAAACTCGTCGGTCTCTGGAGCAGCAGCTGGATTGTTGTGGTCTGATGAACAGCGCTGAAAAGCTACATGTGTTCCGTACAGATGTGAAAGTGTGCACTGCT gtgtgTAAAACAACAGCTCACTGCTTCACATGTGGAGATTTGATGCTGCACCACGCTGCGGAGACGCTCAGAGTCCTGGGAGGAGTCGGATTATTCTGCAGCTTCTCACAG ctcGTGACTGTCTGGTTGGCTGTTCAATACAGAAACCAAAAGAACCCTCAGATCAGCTCTACAACCTCGTCATAA
- the cdk4 gene encoding cyclin-dependent kinase 4, translated as MAQDGVVQYEPVAEIGGGAYGTVYKARDKESGKFVALKSVRVQTDQEGLPLSTVREVALLKRLEQFDHPNIVKLMDVCASLRTEQETKVTLVFEHVDQDLKTYLEKAPPPGLPLHRVRDLMRQLLCGLSFLHSHLVLHRDLKPENILVTSRGQIKLADFGLARIYSCTMALTPVVVTLWYRSPEVLLGSSYATPVDLWSTGCIFAEMFTRKPLFCGESEADQLTKIFSVIGLPNEEEWPNDVTLSRENFSPQNPQPITDQIPELTNEGADLLMKMLTFDPLRRISALKALEHGFFSDQSDSL; from the exons ATGGCGCAGGACGGGGTTGTGCAGTACGAGCCAGTGGCGGAGATCGGGGGCGGAGCTTATGGGACTGTGTATAAAGCGCGGGATAAAGAGAGCGGCAAGTTCGTGGCTCTGAAGAGCGTCAGAGTGCAGACGGATCAGGAGGGACTTCCTCTGTCCACTGTGAGAGAAGTCGCTCTGCTCAAACGTCTGGAACAGTTCGACCATCCCAACATCGTCaa gcTGATGGATGTGTGTGCGAGTTTGAGGACGGAGCAGGAGACGAAGGTGACGTTGGTGTTCGAACACGTGGATCAGGATTTGAAGACGTATTTGGAGAAAGCTCCCCCACCTGGACTGCCCCTTCACCGTGTCAGG gatctgATGCGTCAGTTGCTGTGTGGTTTGTCGTTCCTTCACTCTCACCTGGTTCTCCATCGGGACCTGAAGCCAGAGAACATCCTGGTGACAAGTCGCGGTCAGATTAAACTCGCCGACTTTGGACTGGCTCGAATATACAGCTGTACCATGGCTCTAACACCTgtg gtggtGACGTTGTGGTACCGTTCTCCAGAGGTTCTGCTCGGTTCTAGTTATGCCACGCCTGTGGATCTGTGGAGTACCGGCTGCATCTTCGCTGAGATGTTCACACGCAA gCCTCTGTTTTGTGGAGAATCCGAAGCAGACCAGCTGACCAAGATCTTCTC TGTGATTGGTCTGCCGAATGAGGAGGAGTGGCCTAATGATGTCACACTATCTCGAGAAAACTTCAGTCCTCAGAATCCTCAGCCAATCACAGATCAGATCCCAGAGTTAACCAATGAGGGGGCAGATCTgctcatg AAAatgttgacctttgacccccTGAGGCGGATCTCGGCACTGAAAGCTCTGGAGCACGGGTTCTTCTCTGACCAATCCGATAGCTTGTAA